The following DNA comes from Erigeron canadensis isolate Cc75 chromosome 3, C_canadensis_v1, whole genome shotgun sequence.
AGCTGGTGCAGAAAATGCTTtggtaaatttaaaaattactacACTATAAGAAGATGAAAGTCCTTTACAAGGATGTGATCACTAAAGTTTCATCTTTATGAGTTTCAGGTAAGGGTGTCTGCAGTACTCACAAATGCACCCTATATACTTAATCTGGATTGTGATCACTATGTCAACAATAGTAAGGCGGTTCGAGAGGCAATGTGTTTCATGATGGACCCACAAGTTGGCCAGGATGTCTGTTATATCCAGTTCCCTCAGAGATTTGATGGCATTGACCGTAGTGACAGATATGCCAATCGGAACACTGTTTTCTTTGATGTAAGCCTCATTTCTGAACCACTTATCACATCACAAAAAATCTCTCAAATGGCAATTGAAGTTATAAATTAGTAGAGATGGAAAAATTAGGGGGTTGGTTTGACCCCTACATTTTCTGAATAAAGTTTTAGGAGACAGTGAAATATATATTACTTCTAAAGTTATATTACTTCAGTGATGGTCTCATCTTTAAAACAAAAGGATTTAGATGCTTTAATGGATGATAGCTACCCTTTGCCACTTTGGGCGAGTTTTGGCCAATTGGAGCCGTCTCAGCGTTTCCTTTTTAGTAATGGAACGCTTGCACTCTTATGCGATAGGATTGCAATAGTTATGGGACATATTTCTTAATGTTCAAAATAAATTGTTGGTTTTTGTTTATTACAGGTTAACATGAAAGGATTAGATGGCATTCAAGGACCGGTTTATGTAGGAACAGGATGTGTTTTCTATAGGCAAGCTCTATACGGTTATGGACCTCAATCTTTACCCATATTACCAAAGCCTTCTACTTCATCTTGTTGTTGTGGGCCAAAGAAACCCAAGAAAGATCTGGAGGAGTTTCAGCGTGATGCTAGAAGGGATGATTTAAATTCTGCCATTTTTAACCTTAAAGAGATTGAGAGTAAGTTTACGTTATTACAACACTCGGTTGCAGGTAATTATCAAAACCAATTTCACTTTTTAATATATGGAACACTCATGCAGGTTATGATGACTATGAACGGTCATTACTCATATCGCAAATGAGCTTTGAGAAAACTTTTGGCATGTCTTCTGTGTTTATCGAGTCTACTTTGATGGAAAACGGAGGACTAGCTGAGTCTGCCAACCCAGCAACTATGATCAATGAAGCAATTCATGTTATTAGTTGCGGGTATGAAGAGAAAACCGCATGGGGTAAAGAGGTAAACCATAAATCGTATAACTCTTTAAACTAGAAGGGGCAATTTCAGTGCATTTACTTATATATTGCCTACCCAAAGTGACTGTTTCGGTCTGCATAAAAAAGTAACAGTTTAATTTGTTACATGAAATGTCTGTATTTCCGCCTCTACTATAATCTAGTTAATAACTTTAAGTGATGCAAAAATAACCTTTTGAAACAGGGTACAATTATTTAAAAAGAGGAGTCTTTTCTTTCTGAACTGTTAGACACATTGACTTTTTGGGTCAAACCTGcaactataaaatataaattgttataAGGTTATGACGTATAAATAACTGTATTATCTTCCATTATGTTGCATTCTTACTGAAGAGTTCCTATCCATCTACTTTGCatgtgtagatatatatatatatattatatatatatatatatatcatttatatcATGGAGGTCAAAACCAATCTGTTTGACCTGCTCTACCAATTCTTGATCAAAAATCTTTGCAATATGAACAGATTGGCTGGATTTACGGATCAGTTACAGAGGATATCTTGACAGGATTCAAGATGCATTGTAGAGGATGGAGATCAATATACTGCATGCCAGTGAGACCTGCATTTAAAGGGTCAGCTCCTATTAACTTGTCAGATAGGCTACACCAAGTTTTGAGATGGGCTCTTGGATCCGTTGAGATTTTTTTGAGCAGACACTGCCCGTTATGGTACGGATGGGGTGGTGGCCGCCTCAAATTGCTCCAAAGACTTGCATACATAAACACCATTGTCTATCCATTTACATCTCTCCCTCTTGTTGCATACTGCACGTTGCCTGCTATCTGCCTTCTAACTGGAAAATTCATCATCCCCACGGTAACTTCAACTTTTCTTTATAAATACCAAGTGAAGAGACGATTATGcatctattttatatatttacctatctgttcttaaaatatataacttattaTCTGATTTTGATCATAATATGCTGCTTGTTTGATCCAGCTTTCCAACTTAGCAGCAGTTTGGTTTCTTTGCCTCTTTATGTCAATCATCACCACCAGTATCCTTGAAATCCGATGGAGTGGTGTCAGCATTGAAGAACTCTGGCGTAACGAGCAGTTTTGGGTCATTGGTGGTGTCTCGGCCCATCTTTTTGCCGTTTTTCAAGGATTTCTCAAAATGTTGGCTGGTGTTGATACAAACTTTACTGTCACCTCCAAACAGGCTGATGATCTTGAGTTCGGGGAGCTTTATATGATCAAATGGACAACAGTTTTGATCCCTCCCACCACCCTTCTCGTTCTAAACTTAGTAGGCGTCGTGGCAGGGTTCTCCGATGCACTCAACAAAGGGTATGAGGCGTGGGGTCCACTATTCGGTAAAGTCTTCTTTGCCTTTTGGGTTATTCTTCATTTATATCCATTCCTCAAAGGTCTCATGGGTCGCCAAAACCGAACTCCCACCATTGTCATTCTGTGGTCGGTTTTGCTGGCGTCTGTTTTCTCCCTTGTGTGGGTGAAAATTGATCCATTCGTTAGCAAAAATGATTCTAGCCTTACACAAGACTGCATCGCCATTGATTGTTGAGTACACACTATAGTAGTTTTGAAATGTAGATTTTTTTGGTGTTATGcattttattttgagaaatgtATTTTGTAATTTGTATTGATGGAAAAACTTGAATGTAAAAGAAGAATTCTATCACCTGATTATATAAATGCATAGAGATGAACAAAACAGTCAAAGCCCGGGACCCTTCCTAGCCTGGACCCGGACCATATAAAGCATGGACCGGAGAGAAGCAGGCCTGGTCCTAGGCAACCTGACAGTCATTATACGGTTTCACACTTTCACTTGTAGCTCATAGGCTGGTTAAAAGCCGATGTTTAAATGGCCTGGGCATAACCCGACCCAGGAGCAGGGAACGCCCAATACCAAATTTATATGGCTAGATTATACACGATTAAGCTTCTATTAGTATATAACGATGTATTCCAAATTCATAAAGTAAGCTCTTCTAAGATTGAACCAAACAAGCCTAAGCCAAAGCCCAGACCAGGCTTGACTTTGCTCATTGCATACTTGGTGATCGGGTGATGAAACTCTATTGGGTCTTTAAAAGATCTGAGAACTAATGATCACATACTAAACAGAtggtttttaaataaataaaatagagtAAATTGGAGTGTGCTATTTCAAAAGGAACGTGATATCTGTACCACAAAAATTGATATATCTACATCTACCACCACTATACATTACTGACTTGTACAGTTAGTTATAAAACTTTACATTGTGATAAATGTTAGTTATAAAACTTTACATTGTGATAAATGTTAGTTATAAAACTTTACATTGTGATAAATGAATCAAATTTTATGGTACGTTTATCACTTCTCATTTCAAAAAagcatattatatatttttataacattctAAAACAGTAAAACATATACTTGGCAAGGATAAATTAGTAACTTCTTACTTCTCCATGACCTTTGCTTATTCTTTACTCATTTCCATTCCTTAAAAGAGTCATCTTCGAATCACTGCTATACTCAAAATGAAAACATACTCAAGTATGAGACCttctaccaccaccaccttctttttattcctcctcctcctctacCCCACCGCCACCGTCCCTACATTGTCAAAAGCCACCATTGCCACTGAATCTCCCACCCCTTCTGCCACCTCCACCACCCTTGACCCAAACCAGCTAAGAGCCCTTCAATACCTCCATTTTTCAACAACTCAAGATCCATGCACACTATCCACATGTGACAATGCCACCCCATTCCGCCACCTTCTTTCCCTCCGTCTCACCAACTGCCCCTCTGATCACCACCTTTCCACTACCATCCTCTCCTCCTTATCCACCATAACCACCCTCACTTTCTTCAACTGTCACATCCCTGTCATCCGCTTTCCCACCACTCTCTCTACCAATCTACACTCTTTCACCTCCATCAATTCCCTCCAACGCCTCACTGGAGTCTTCCTCAGCCGCTTCCATAACCTCACTCATCTTTACATCTCCGGTGACCCCATCAAAGCCTCAGGCATACACATTATTACGTCAAAAATGGAATCTTTAAAGACCATAACACTCTTCAACACACATCTCACCGGATACCTCCCAAAAGATTGGAATTCAAAACTGACCCATATCGATTTTTCAAGAAATAAACTCAAAGGAACCATACCCACATCATTAACTCTCTTGAAAAACcttaaagttttaaacttttcatCAAATAATCTCATTGGAATTATACCCAACTCATTTGGTGACTTAGTTTCTCTAGAAAAACTATCTTTATCATCAAACTCATTATCCGGGCCAATACCCGGATCCATTTCTTCCATCCTTGGGTTAGTACATCTGGACCTTGGTTCAAACCAACTCAATGGAATGATCCCAGAGTTCATCTCAGAAATGACGGAGTTAAAGATTTTAAATCTTGAAAACAATAAATTCCATGGTGTTTTGCCATTCAATGCATCTTTTATCAAAAAACTAGATGTATTCAAGATTAGTGGAAATGAAGGATTGTGTTATAAAAATTCAAGTTTTTCAATGGAAGTTAAGCTTGGGATTCCTCCTTGTGACAAACATGGAATGCCCATTGTGCCGCAGACCACAATCAAT
Coding sequences within:
- the LOC122590812 gene encoding receptor-like protein 51 is translated as MKTYSSMRPSTTTTFFLFLLLLYPTATVPTLSKATIATESPTPSATSTTLDPNQLRALQYLHFSTTQDPCTLSTCDNATPFRHLLSLRLTNCPSDHHLSTTILSSLSTITTLTFFNCHIPVIRFPTTLSTNLHSFTSINSLQRLTGVFLSRFHNLTHLYISGDPIKASGIHIITSKMESLKTITLFNTHLTGYLPKDWNSKLTHIDFSRNKLKGTIPTSLTLLKNLKVLNFSSNNLIGIIPNSFGDLVSLEKLSLSSNSLSGPIPGSISSILGLVHLDLGSNQLNGMIPEFISEMTELKILNLENNKFHGVLPFNASFIKKLDVFKISGNEGLCYKNSSFSMEVKLGIPPCDKHGMPIVPQTTINEPSSPIVGEEGGGHGGGDYGYGDDNAEKKNQVNVNRGPSKVFLGVSVGLSSMVFLIIFSFLLFKC